A region of Streptomyces sp. NBC_01267 DNA encodes the following proteins:
- a CDS encoding MarR family winged helix-turn-helix transcriptional regulator: MAKGEQPAGFAAALVRTAFLVQAVYTEASRGYGLPVQQAQLVCVLMAQPRGMSELSTMLGLEKSSLTGLVDRAERRGLVRREPDPQDRRAVRVALTVDGSTVAGDFYADTTARMEALADGIGPAERDRLAAVLGRVVRANEVPVVFMEPKSA; encoded by the coding sequence ATGGCCAAAGGTGAGCAGCCAGCCGGGTTCGCGGCAGCACTGGTACGGACGGCGTTCCTGGTGCAGGCCGTGTACACGGAGGCGAGCCGGGGGTACGGACTGCCGGTGCAGCAGGCCCAGTTGGTCTGCGTACTGATGGCGCAGCCGCGCGGCATGAGCGAGCTGAGCACCATGCTGGGGCTGGAGAAGTCCAGCCTGACCGGGCTGGTGGATCGGGCCGAGCGGCGCGGCCTGGTGCGCCGCGAGCCGGACCCGCAGGACAGACGGGCGGTCCGGGTGGCGCTGACGGTGGACGGCAGTACCGTCGCCGGGGATTTCTACGCGGACACGACCGCGCGGATGGAGGCGCTGGCCGACGGCATCGGTCCGGCGGAGCGCGACCGGCTGGCGGCCGTGCTCGGACGGGTGGTGCGCGCCAACGAGGTGCCCGTGGTCTTCATGGAGCCGAAGTCAGCCTGA
- a CDS encoding NADP-dependent succinic semialdehyde dehydrogenase, whose amino-acid sequence MPIATVNPATGETLRTFDALSAEETEQRIAVAHATFLQYRTTEFSERARLLHRAADLLDKDQDDIARTMTTEMGKPVAAARAEAAKCAKAMRWYADNAAALLADEHPSAADAADSGASRVYTRYRPLGVVLAVMPWNFPLWQVVRFAAPTLMAGNAGLLKHASNVPQTALYLEDLFRRAGFPHGCFQTLLIGSRAVEAVLRDPRVVAATLTGSEPAGRSVAAVAGDEVKKTVLELGGSDPYIVMPSADIERAAATAVTARVQNNGQSCIAAKRFLVHTDVYDTFMEHFTTRMGALKVGDPLDESTDIGPLATEQGRTDLEELVADAVRLGATALCGGGRPTGQDRGWFFAPTVLMGITTDMRIHHEEAFGPVASIYRVTSAAEAVELANDTPFGLSSNVWTRDEEEVDLFARDLEAGGVFFNGMTASHPALPFGGIKRSGYGRELSGHGIREFCNITTVWHGAEPGE is encoded by the coding sequence ATGCCCATTGCCACGGTGAACCCCGCGACCGGCGAGACGCTCCGCACTTTCGACGCGCTGAGCGCCGAGGAGACCGAGCAGCGGATCGCGGTGGCCCACGCGACGTTCCTGCAGTACCGCACCACGGAGTTCTCCGAGCGGGCGCGACTGCTGCACCGTGCCGCCGACCTGCTGGACAAGGATCAGGACGACATCGCCCGCACCATGACGACCGAGATGGGCAAGCCGGTCGCCGCCGCCCGTGCCGAGGCCGCGAAATGCGCCAAGGCCATGCGCTGGTACGCGGACAACGCCGCCGCACTGCTGGCCGACGAGCACCCCTCGGCCGCCGATGCCGCGGACTCCGGCGCTTCCCGTGTGTACACCCGTTACCGGCCGCTGGGCGTGGTGCTGGCCGTCATGCCGTGGAACTTCCCGCTCTGGCAGGTCGTGCGGTTCGCCGCGCCCACGCTGATGGCCGGGAACGCGGGCCTGCTCAAGCACGCGTCGAATGTCCCGCAGACCGCGCTCTACCTGGAGGATCTCTTCCGGCGGGCCGGATTCCCGCACGGCTGTTTCCAGACCCTGCTGATCGGCTCCCGGGCGGTCGAGGCGGTCCTGCGCGACCCGCGGGTGGTGGCGGCGACCCTCACCGGCAGCGAACCGGCGGGCCGCTCGGTGGCCGCCGTGGCGGGTGACGAGGTCAAGAAGACCGTGCTGGAGCTGGGCGGCAGCGATCCGTACATCGTGATGCCCTCGGCCGACATCGAGCGGGCCGCGGCGACCGCGGTGACGGCGCGGGTGCAGAACAACGGACAGTCCTGCATCGCGGCCAAGCGCTTCCTCGTCCACACCGATGTCTACGACACCTTCATGGAGCACTTCACCACCCGGATGGGGGCCCTGAAGGTCGGCGACCCGCTGGACGAGTCCACCGACATCGGCCCGCTCGCCACCGAGCAGGGCCGGACGGACCTGGAGGAGCTGGTGGCCGATGCCGTACGCCTGGGCGCGACGGCGCTCTGCGGCGGCGGGCGTCCGACCGGACAGGACCGCGGCTGGTTCTTCGCCCCCACCGTCCTCATGGGCATCACCACCGACATGCGCATCCACCACGAGGAGGCCTTCGGGCCGGTGGCGTCCATCTACCGGGTGACGAGCGCGGCCGAGGCGGTGGAGCTCGCCAACGACACGCCCTTCGGCCTCAGTTCGAACGTATGGACCCGGGACGAGGAAGAAGTGGACCTCTTCGCACGGGACCTGGAGGCCGGCGGGGTCTTCTTCAACGGCATGACCGCGTCCCACCCCGCGCTGCCCTTCGGTGGCATCAAGCGCTCCGGCTACGGACGTGAACTGTCCGGCCACGGCATCCGGGAGTTCTGCAACATCACCACGGTCTGGCACGGAGCGGAACCGGGCGAGTGA
- a CDS encoding phosphoribosylanthranilate isomerase: MGRGSMYVKICGLRTAETLDAAVGAGADAVGFVFAPGSPRLIDAEAARALSERVPDTVETVGVFRRQPVEEVLATASTVGLTTVQLHGDEGDADFERLRAAGFRTIRAMTSAAYLARPSLDPADRLLIDAPLPGGGTRFDTGSLRTRPPQGFWLLAGGLDPSNVAAAVRSANPGGVDVSSGVESSRGVKSAGLIRRFVGAARGADSPKTFPAQVVLVRDDAPARRGS; encoded by the coding sequence ATGGGAAGAGGCTCGATGTACGTCAAGATCTGCGGTCTGCGCACCGCTGAGACCCTCGATGCCGCGGTCGGCGCGGGCGCGGATGCCGTGGGCTTCGTCTTCGCCCCCGGCAGCCCGCGGCTGATCGACGCCGAGGCGGCCCGTGCGCTGTCCGAGCGGGTACCCGACACGGTCGAGACCGTCGGTGTGTTCCGGCGACAGCCGGTCGAGGAGGTCCTGGCGACGGCTTCGACCGTGGGTCTCACCACGGTCCAGCTCCACGGGGACGAGGGAGACGCGGACTTCGAGCGGCTGCGCGCCGCCGGGTTCCGGACGATCCGTGCGATGACCAGTGCGGCGTACCTCGCGCGCCCGTCGCTGGACCCCGCGGACCGGCTGCTCATCGACGCGCCACTGCCGGGCGGCGGTACCCGCTTCGACACCGGGTCCCTGCGGACGCGGCCTCCGCAGGGATTCTGGCTCCTGGCCGGCGGTCTGGACCCCTCGAACGTGGCCGCGGCCGTACGGTCGGCGAACCCCGGCGGCGTCGATGTCTCCAGCGGGGTCGAGTCGTCGAGGGGTGTCAAGAGTGCCGGCCTGATCCGCCGGTTCGTCGGGGCCGCACGCGGAGCCGACAGCCCGAAGACCTTTCCGGCACAGGTCGTCCTCGTGCGTGACGACGCCCCGGCCCGACGCGGCTCTTGA
- a CDS encoding helix-turn-helix domain-containing protein → MTTVAIDTGMGPLLREWRQQRRVSQLELALRADSSARHISFIETGRSRPSEEMILRLAEHLDIPVRERNALLLAAGYAPRYAETTLDDPSMGALHEGIQQLLQGYEPYPAVVVDGMYNVVAANRGIEMLLEGLPEHLLVPPLNSMRLSLHPAGLAPRIRNLREWRGHLLNQMERQIALARSGPLRELYEEVAGYPYPGADAREGPGSPGPASRFALPLEIEHDGQVLSFISSISTFNTPMDVTVAELAIETFLPADPATVTYLQSLPS, encoded by the coding sequence ATGACAACTGTCGCAATCGACACCGGGATGGGGCCACTGCTGCGCGAATGGCGTCAGCAGCGCCGGGTCAGCCAGCTGGAACTGGCCCTGCGGGCCGACTCGTCGGCCCGCCACATCAGCTTCATCGAGACGGGCCGTTCGCGCCCCAGCGAGGAGATGATCCTGCGTCTCGCCGAGCACCTGGACATCCCCGTGCGGGAGCGCAACGCCCTTCTGCTGGCGGCGGGCTACGCGCCCAGGTACGCGGAGACGACACTCGACGATCCCTCGATGGGTGCGCTGCACGAGGGCATCCAGCAGCTGCTCCAGGGGTACGAGCCGTACCCGGCGGTGGTCGTCGACGGCATGTACAACGTCGTCGCCGCCAACCGCGGGATCGAGATGCTCCTCGAAGGACTGCCGGAGCACCTGCTCGTGCCGCCCCTCAACTCGATGCGGCTGTCCCTGCATCCGGCGGGGCTCGCCCCGCGCATCCGCAATCTCCGGGAGTGGCGGGGGCATCTGCTGAACCAGATGGAGCGTCAGATCGCGCTGGCGCGCTCCGGTCCGCTGCGTGAGCTGTACGAGGAGGTCGCCGGGTATCCGTACCCCGGCGCGGACGCCCGGGAAGGGCCGGGGAGCCCGGGTCCCGCATCCCGCTTCGCGCTGCCGCTGGAGATCGAGCACGACGGACAGGTGCTTTCCTTCATCTCGTCCATCTCCACCTTCAACACCCCGATGGATGTGACGGTGGCCGAACTGGCGATCGAGACGTTCCTGCCGGCCGACCCGGCTACGGTCACCTATCTCCAGTCGCTGCCCTCCTGA